From a region of the Candidatus Brocadia sp. genome:
- a CDS encoding ATP-dependent 6-phosphofructokinase, translating into MKVGVLTGGGDCPGLNAVIRAVVKTASVKYNYKIIGIEDGFDGLILPNKSRELTPWNIRGILPIGGTILGTTNRSNPFEYKVMKDGKPEVQDVSREVMNNIQSMELDALIVIGGDGTLKIANELFKLGCPVVGVPKTIDNDILATDVTFGFHTAVQTVTDALDRLHTTAESHHRVMVVEVMGRYVGWIALETGIGGGADVILIPEIPFDIEKVGQKIMDRKKGGNRSNIVVVSEGARPVGGDVTVLHCAEAGGGAERLGGIGNKVGASIGNYGMEVRVTVLGHLQRGGSPCAFDRILSTQFGVAAVDLIARKRFGEMVCLRGKRIESVPFSDVAQGQKTVPTEDGLVKVAESIGISFGR; encoded by the coding sequence ATGAAAGTTGGTGTATTAACAGGCGGAGGCGATTGTCCGGGACTGAATGCCGTGATCCGTGCCGTTGTTAAAACAGCTTCGGTAAAGTACAACTATAAAATCATTGGAATTGAGGACGGTTTTGACGGGCTCATTTTGCCGAATAAATCGCGGGAATTAACCCCATGGAACATCCGGGGAATTCTCCCGATTGGCGGGACTATTCTGGGTACAACGAACAGGTCAAATCCCTTTGAATATAAAGTCATGAAAGATGGAAAGCCTGAAGTGCAGGATGTTTCCCGTGAGGTGATGAACAACATCCAATCGATGGAGTTGGACGCCCTGATTGTTATTGGCGGTGATGGCACGCTGAAGATTGCTAACGAATTGTTTAAGCTCGGCTGTCCGGTCGTTGGGGTGCCCAAGACCATCGACAATGATATCCTGGCCACGGATGTTACCTTTGGATTTCATACCGCGGTACAAACGGTTACGGACGCCCTCGATCGGTTACACACCACCGCAGAAAGCCATCACCGGGTTATGGTGGTTGAGGTCATGGGTCGGTATGTGGGCTGGATTGCCTTGGAAACTGGCATAGGTGGCGGAGCAGACGTGATTCTTATTCCAGAAATCCCCTTTGACATTGAAAAGGTGGGGCAGAAGATTATGGATCGCAAAAAAGGCGGCAACAGGTCGAATATTGTAGTTGTGTCGGAAGGAGCAAGGCCTGTCGGAGGAGATGTTACTGTACTACATTGTGCAGAAGCAGGTGGCGGCGCTGAACGCCTGGGCGGTATCGGGAATAAGGTTGGGGCGAGTATCGGCAATTATGGCATGGAGGTGCGCGTGACCGTCCTGGGCCACTTGCAGCGAGGGGGTTCTCCCTGTGCTTTTGATCGCATTCTTTCAACTCAATTTGGGGTAGCCGCGGTTGACCTGATTGCCAGGAAACGATTTGGCGAGATGGTCTGTTTACGGGGAAAAAGGATTGAATCGGTTCCCTTCAGCGATGTCGCTCAAGGCCAGAAAACGGTGCCAACGGAGGATGGATTGGTAAAAGTTGCGGAATCGATAGGGATTAGTTTTGGCCGGTAG
- a CDS encoding cytochrome c, which produces MDDRKRSGVCGVFVLAFFGLFPGFSTVLGQEGEEINPKKLFEYHCATCHGEDGKGTKRGRELKAPNLADPEWQGKKNDEEVLSSIMNGKNKMPRWSDKLKPEEIQALARYVRKLAPKKRS; this is translated from the coding sequence ATGGATGACAGGAAACGCAGCGGAGTCTGCGGCGTCTTTGTTCTTGCCTTCTTTGGCCTGTTTCCCGGGTTTTCTACCGTTCTGGGACAAGAGGGTGAAGAGATTAATCCAAAAAAATTATTTGAATACCATTGTGCCACGTGCCATGGTGAGGATGGGAAAGGAACGAAGAGGGGTCGTGAGTTGAAAGCCCCCAATCTTGCTGACCCGGAGTGGCAGGGCAAGAAGAACGACGAAGAGGTATTAAGTTCTATCATGAACGGTAAGAACAAGATGCCCCGATGGAGTGACAAGCTGAAACCTGAGGAGATACAGGCACTGGCAAGATACGTGCGAAAACTTGCCCCGAAGAAGAGGTCGTAG
- a CDS encoding cytochrome c — translation MDGFWVVALRRYTHQYKKYYFFNVVTFKEEKKMSKTGIFTGVSVAVMAGAIAYFSGISVSRAADIDATKVYMTHCKTCHGENGHPTDLGTGLGAREFANAEWQAKTTDEQIIKQINNGTPEKMMPFKEKLSQDEIKALVSVIRGFGKK, via the coding sequence ATGGATGGGTTTTGGGTAGTGGCTTTGCGACGCTATACCCATCAGTATAAAAAATACTATTTCTTTAATGTCGTAACGTTTAAGGAGGAGAAGAAAATGAGTAAGACAGGAATTTTTACAGGTGTATCGGTGGCTGTTATGGCAGGAGCAATTGCTTATTTTTCCGGAATATCAGTTTCCAGGGCAGCAGATATTGATGCAACAAAGGTGTATATGACACATTGCAAAACCTGTCACGGAGAGAATGGCCACCCTACAGACCTTGGGACAGGTCTGGGAGCGCGTGAGTTTGCCAATGCGGAATGGCAGGCAAAGACGACCGACGAGCAGATCATCAAGCAAATTAACAACGGAACGCCGGAAAAGATGATGCCCTTTAAAGAAAAACTAAGCCAGGACGAAATCAAGGCATTAGTTTCCGTCATCAGGGGTTTTGGAAAGAAATAA
- a CDS encoding class II SORL domain-containing protein, producing the protein MTSESTLFCQVNTLATGPADTAKKHVPVISVPEVVKVGQPFTVTIKVGEVSHVMENGHFIQFVDLYCGHIYISRVDFTAELSKPEVSLSIVLHHPGKRPLRVFTRCNLHGIWEGTKEVNVTK; encoded by the coding sequence ATGACATCGGAGAGTACGTTGTTTTGTCAGGTCAACACCTTAGCTACCGGCCCTGCGGATACGGCAAAAAAGCATGTACCCGTGATTTCCGTACCGGAGGTTGTGAAGGTAGGCCAGCCCTTTACAGTTACCATAAAAGTGGGAGAAGTGTCTCATGTTATGGAAAATGGCCACTTCATTCAGTTCGTAGACCTGTATTGCGGGCATATTTATATCTCGCGCGTGGATTTTACTGCGGAACTCAGCAAGCCGGAGGTGTCGCTGAGTATCGTCTTGCACCACCCGGGAAAGAGACCGCTTCGGGTGTTTACCCGTTGCAACCTCCACGGTATCTGGGAGGGTACAAAAGAGGTGAACGTAACCAAATAA
- a CDS encoding Hsp20/alpha crystallin family protein, which yields METKEHPSVEKKKIAPDKCVITGKGDWYFPQSDIYETPDNFTILIDMPGVGTENIAIDLRDNELIVNGEVSQEAYRDEKVLHNEYTIGHYHRHFVISDAINRDKIEAKMSDGVLSLVLPKAEHVKPRKIEVRSE from the coding sequence ATGGAAACAAAAGAACATCCGTCAGTTGAAAAAAAGAAGATCGCTCCCGACAAATGCGTCATAACGGGAAAGGGCGACTGGTATTTTCCTCAGTCTGATATCTATGAAACGCCGGATAATTTCACGATTTTGATCGATATGCCAGGGGTCGGCACAGAAAATATAGCGATCGACCTCCGGGACAACGAATTGATTGTCAACGGTGAGGTGTCCCAGGAGGCTTATCGTGATGAGAAAGTGCTGCATAACGAATATACCATCGGGCATTATCACCGGCATTTTGTCATTTCGGACGCAATTAATCGCGATAAGATTGAAGCGAAGATGTCGGACGGTGTCTTGTCGCTTGTCTTGCCCAAGGCGGAGCATGTAAAACCGCGGAAGATAGAAGTCCGGTCTGAATAA
- a CDS encoding Hsp20/alpha crystallin family protein, protein MGLIKWDRSGPLDSLAHIQKEMSDLLDILSSAPQGEGYAAMEFPPIIVSLNEESVFVRAELPGVRIGDLDIQVVDDVLTIKGERRPAAPAAKATYLRRERNYGTFARSIMLPEKVDVEKVAASYKNGVLLVTLPRASETKPRQVVIQKA, encoded by the coding sequence ATGGGTCTTATAAAATGGGACAGGTCAGGTCCGCTTGATAGTCTTGCTCATATACAGAAGGAAATGAGCGATTTGCTGGATATTTTGAGTTCTGCGCCTCAAGGGGAAGGGTATGCGGCTATGGAATTTCCCCCGATTATTGTGTCGCTAAATGAGGAAAGTGTCTTTGTGCGTGCGGAACTTCCCGGAGTCAGGATTGGCGATCTGGACATCCAGGTGGTGGACGACGTTTTAACGATCAAGGGGGAGAGAAGACCCGCAGCGCCTGCGGCAAAGGCAACCTACCTGCGTCGGGAAAGAAATTATGGAACATTTGCCCGTTCCATAATGTTGCCTGAAAAAGTTGATGTGGAAAAGGTAGCCGCCTCATACAAGAATGGTGTTTTGCTGGTAACGCTCCCCAGGGCATCCGAGACAAAACCCAGGCAAGTGGTGATTCAGAAAGCTTAA